A single genomic interval of Alteromonas sp. BL110 harbors:
- a CDS encoding DUF1338 domain-containing protein has translation MHSNIDTLFSNMWDDYVTITPSAHKIHALLAGEENTNDIVNDHVAFRTFALDKTRLDKLAAHFLALGYEAKGDYDFEAKKLTAKHFEHPDDTKPKVFISELRVNELSETAQAIIKKMVEQMPESVVDADNFLYSGKHWDVTKVEYDTLLNESEYAAWMAAWGFRANHFTVSVNHLTTTDELSDVNTLLKEAGFVLNTSGGEIKGGPDVFLAQSSTMADRADVAFSDETVAIPSCFYEFAQRYEMPDGKLYKGFVAASADKIFESTNAK, from the coding sequence ATGCATAGCAACATCGATACGTTGTTTAGCAACATGTGGGACGATTACGTAACCATCACTCCTTCAGCGCATAAAATCCATGCACTTTTGGCGGGTGAGGAAAACACGAACGATATCGTTAACGACCATGTAGCTTTTAGAACTTTTGCTCTTGATAAAACCCGCTTAGACAAGCTTGCTGCGCACTTCTTAGCATTGGGTTATGAAGCGAAAGGCGACTATGACTTTGAAGCTAAAAAGCTCACTGCAAAGCACTTTGAGCACCCTGACGATACTAAACCAAAAGTATTTATCAGCGAGCTTCGGGTAAACGAGCTTTCTGAGACGGCTCAAGCTATTATCAAAAAGATGGTAGAGCAAATGCCTGAATCTGTAGTGGATGCTGATAACTTCTTGTACTCGGGTAAGCATTGGGACGTCACTAAAGTAGAGTACGACACACTGCTTAACGAGTCAGAATACGCGGCGTGGATGGCGGCATGGGGCTTTCGTGCTAACCACTTCACGGTAAGTGTTAATCACTTAACCACCACTGACGAGCTGTCCGACGTAAACACATTGCTTAAAGAAGCAGGCTTTGTGCTGAACACTTCGGGTGGTGAGATAAAAGGCGGTCCAGACGTATTTTTAGCCCAATCTTCAACTATGGCTGACCGTGCTGACGTAGCATTTAGCGATGAAACTGTGGCTATTCCAAGCTGTTTTTACGAATTCGCACAACGCTATGAGATGCCCGACGGCAAGCTTTACAAAGGCTTTGTTGCTGCATCGGCAGACAAGATCTTTGAAAGTACCAATGCTAAGTAA
- a CDS encoding putative bifunctional diguanylate cyclase/phosphodiesterase yields the protein MSDETSNGKPGDNDASALIGRRLKRERNAREQAETLLREKTQSLYATLQKSQRAQKDLELALWASQESFWSWEAQSDVMEIRSFSLHSQSVSTWSGTLIQLLERVHEDDLEGLQFHWTMALHGNRDRVEFSFRLMLEKSYQWVRLRGRVLERGSAGEALHIVGTTKDITQQRKAEQSFHLMASAFASSREPMLVLSPDLAITECNDAFIRLIAASVKEQCIGLDFNQVFIAEKVDKAQLALDKQVRFESKIKTQSGEIKAVDISVALFETYQQTSSYLIATMRDISDRKRNEAKLRQLALHDELTGLSNRNSLRESIAALVKKVQPFSLVFIDLDGFKAINDNAGHERGDVELQRIGALLTGMFGPIGEVGRWGGDEFIAVVPNQNIEEIGERSQELISQIEEDTIGVKGTELRLSASIGIAEFPEHSANIEGLVQCADAAMYRAKELGKGQTFVYEPGLYESMTQQVSMVNDLRKAVENHLLDFYIQGKYDLNGVLKGGEVLCRWISGLHGVVSPAVFIPIAEEHKLDSAIGLQALEAACDYISIMESQQGEAIPLSVNISANQMLDPEFPDQAASVCLDNNISPEFIELELTESVFIRDEKSALRALNTLRESGFRLSLDDFGSGFSSLSYLRSFQFEVVKVDKSLIQGIHQDSKANALFNGLIAMLKSLQIDVVAEGVELESYLPFMEQADIKLMQGFYFDKPMPYDQFLARHTTEPKR from the coding sequence ATGTCAGATGAAACATCGAATGGCAAGCCCGGCGATAATGACGCTTCAGCTTTAATTGGGCGTCGTTTAAAACGAGAGCGAAATGCCAGAGAGCAAGCAGAAACGTTGCTCAGAGAAAAGACGCAAAGCTTATATGCTACTTTACAGAAAAGCCAACGTGCGCAAAAGGACTTGGAACTGGCCCTGTGGGCATCACAAGAGTCATTTTGGAGTTGGGAGGCGCAAAGCGACGTCATGGAGATTCGCTCGTTTTCTCTTCACTCACAAAGCGTGTCTACGTGGTCGGGCACCTTAATTCAGCTTCTCGAGCGGGTACATGAAGACGATTTAGAAGGGCTTCAATTTCACTGGACTATGGCACTTCACGGTAATCGCGATCGCGTTGAATTTTCCTTTCGTTTAATGTTAGAAAAAAGCTACCAATGGGTAAGATTGCGCGGTCGTGTACTGGAGCGGGGAAGCGCGGGTGAAGCACTGCACATTGTGGGAACCACCAAAGATATTACCCAGCAGCGCAAAGCCGAACAATCTTTTCATTTAATGGCCTCTGCGTTCGCTAGCTCAAGAGAGCCAATGTTAGTCCTCTCTCCCGATCTCGCTATTACAGAGTGTAATGATGCCTTTATAAGGTTAATTGCTGCCTCGGTTAAAGAGCAGTGCATTGGGCTGGATTTTAACCAAGTATTTATCGCAGAGAAAGTTGACAAAGCTCAACTGGCACTCGACAAACAGGTTCGATTTGAGTCTAAGATCAAAACACAAAGCGGCGAGATAAAGGCGGTAGATATTTCTGTAGCTTTGTTCGAAACCTATCAACAAACCTCGTCTTATTTAATCGCAACTATGCGCGATATCAGCGATAGAAAGCGCAACGAGGCGAAGCTTCGTCAACTCGCGTTGCATGACGAATTAACAGGCCTTTCAAATCGTAACTCGCTACGTGAGTCTATTGCAGCTTTAGTGAAGAAAGTGCAGCCTTTTTCTCTTGTATTTATAGACCTAGATGGATTTAAAGCCATAAATGACAACGCAGGGCACGAAAGGGGGGATGTAGAGCTGCAGCGCATAGGCGCATTACTTACCGGTATGTTCGGTCCTATTGGCGAAGTTGGTAGGTGGGGCGGTGATGAGTTTATTGCCGTGGTGCCTAATCAAAATATTGAAGAAATTGGCGAACGCTCACAGGAGCTTATTAGCCAAATTGAAGAAGACACCATTGGTGTAAAAGGGACGGAGCTCAGACTGTCGGCCAGTATTGGTATTGCTGAATTTCCAGAACACAGCGCTAACATTGAAGGCTTAGTGCAGTGTGCCGATGCGGCAATGTATCGCGCAAAAGAGCTTGGGAAAGGGCAAACCTTTGTTTATGAGCCAGGGCTTTATGAGAGCATGACGCAGCAGGTCAGTATGGTAAACGACTTGCGCAAGGCTGTAGAGAACCACCTCCTTGATTTTTATATTCAGGGTAAATATGACTTAAATGGTGTATTAAAAGGTGGTGAAGTGCTATGCCGCTGGATTTCTGGCTTGCACGGTGTTGTATCGCCAGCAGTATTTATACCCATCGCAGAAGAGCACAAGCTAGATAGCGCCATTGGTCTACAAGCGTTAGAAGCCGCATGCGACTATATTTCGATAATGGAGTCGCAACAAGGCGAAGCTATTCCGCTATCGGTTAATATTAGTGCTAATCAAATGCTCGACCCGGAATTCCCTGACCAGGCAGCCTCCGTTTGTCTGGACAACAACATATCTCCCGAGTTTATAGAGCTAGAGCTCACTGAGTCAGTGTTTATACGGGACGAAAAGTCAGCGCTAAGGGCATTAAATACATTGAGAGAGAGTGGGTTTAGGTTGTCTTTAGATGACTTTGGCAGTGGTTTCTCATCACTTAGCTACCTGAGGAGTTTTCAGTTTGAAGTGGTCAAGGTAGATAAAAGCTTAATTCAAGGTATTCACCAAGATAGCAAAGCGAACGCGCTTTTTAATGGTCTGATAGCTATGTTGAAGAGTCTGCAAATAGATGTAGTGGCTGAAGGGGTAGAGTTAGAGTCTTATTTGCCTTTTATGGAGCAAGCGGATATTAAGTTAATGCAGGGGTTTTACTTTGATAAACCTATGCCTTACGATCAGTTTCTTGCCAGACATACCACTGAGCCTAAGCGGTAA
- a CDS encoding heme NO-binding domain-containing protein translates to MLGIVFTSLIDMLEEKVSPEFADDVIMEAELENDGAYTAVGYYPFEQMQRLVGVLVERTGKSANELLYDFGFYLFGKLGAVHGDVLANTNSMLDMLEHLDGDIHVQVKKLYPDADLPRFKVLSRTDTSMRLQYYSERELYPLAEGLMDAAAAHYNCKLERETHQLETPYTYEFSISLVV, encoded by the coding sequence ATGTTAGGCATAGTTTTTACATCGTTAATCGATATGCTTGAGGAGAAGGTATCTCCCGAGTTCGCTGATGATGTCATCATGGAAGCTGAGTTAGAGAACGACGGAGCTTATACCGCAGTGGGTTATTACCCGTTCGAGCAGATGCAACGCCTAGTAGGTGTGCTGGTGGAAAGAACGGGTAAATCTGCCAATGAACTCTTATACGACTTTGGTTTTTATTTATTTGGTAAGTTAGGCGCTGTACACGGTGACGTATTAGCCAATACCAATAGCATGCTAGACATGCTCGAACACTTGGACGGCGATATTCATGTCCAAGTTAAAAAGCTTTACCCTGACGCAGATCTCCCCCGTTTTAAAGTGCTGTCACGCACAGACACCTCCATGCGCCTACAATACTACTCTGAAAGAGAGTTATACCCCTTAGCGGAGGGCTTGATGGACGCCGCTGCAGCCCATTACAACTGCAAACTTGAAAGGGAAACCCATCAGCTAGAAACGCCTTACACGTACGAATTTAGCATATCTCTTGTTGTTTGA